In a single window of the Thermofilum uzonense genome:
- a CDS encoding 2-oxoacid:acceptor oxidoreductase subunit alpha encodes MGKDWPLSILVAGPAGAGVFAASLIIGRVLFRHGVNVFITNEYPSLIRGGNQWALIRSSPDEYIFSHRRLADIVLALDNYSARAYISKLSERGIILCDEKDCGQNYNEHIRAFPFRKVLEEYKAPQVALNTLASGVIFGILGASKDTVSEVISEQFKHRKEYAELNLKLINKGYELGVALSVGQFPQLSKKVEEKRRLLIDGNSSVALGALAGGMSFFAAYPMTPASPILHFLAEIQRDYGIVVFQPESELAAINMAIGAAYAGARAMVATSGGGFSLMVEALGQAAMTETPIVIVEVQRPGPSTGLPTHTAQGDLRFVIHASQGEFPRVVLAPGDPGEAFTLSFKAMEIAWRYQVPVILLSDKFLAESYWSIDEFPSLTPSPGSVIRGEYQGDYARYRITEDGVSPMALPGTKNALVYANSSEHDEYGGGTIDPQMVRSMNEKRFRKYESLKSIAEKEGVKTYGKGDKIIVTWGSTKMPILEALKSLKDIRVVQVLWLEPFPEEALRKELAGSQFVVIENNMTGQLVSVIREKLLVKPHGFLGKYDGRPFDPEEIESYIASLGWV; translated from the coding sequence GTGGGTAAAGATTGGCCTCTCTCAATCCTTGTGGCCGGCCCCGCGGGAGCAGGTGTCTTTGCAGCAAGCCTAATCATAGGACGCGTCTTGTTTAGACATGGAGTCAACGTGTTTATAACTAACGAGTACCCATCCCTTATCCGAGGAGGTAACCAGTGGGCCCTAATTAGAAGTTCTCCCGATGAATACATATTTTCCCATAGGAGACTTGCCGATATCGTACTCGCGTTAGATAACTACTCGGCAAGAGCGTATATTTCGAAGCTTAGCGAGAGAGGAATTATTCTTTGTGATGAGAAGGATTGTGGCCAAAACTACAACGAACATATTAGGGCTTTCCCCTTTAGAAAGGTACTTGAAGAGTACAAGGCTCCTCAAGTCGCATTAAACACATTGGCATCTGGCGTCATTTTTGGTATCCTCGGTGCATCGAAGGATACGGTAAGTGAGGTTATCAGCGAACAGTTCAAGCATAGAAAAGAGTACGCTGAACTTAACTTAAAACTCATAAATAAGGGTTACGAGCTTGGCGTAGCTCTTTCAGTGGGCCAGTTCCCACAACTCTCGAAAAAGGTGGAAGAAAAAAGGAGACTCCTTATAGACGGGAACTCTAGCGTAGCTCTAGGCGCTCTCGCCGGCGGTATGAGCTTCTTCGCCGCATACCCTATGACTCCCGCCAGCCCAATCCTCCATTTCCTAGCCGAAATTCAACGTGACTACGGAATCGTGGTTTTTCAGCCAGAGAGCGAGCTTGCAGCCATAAACATGGCTATAGGAGCCGCCTATGCTGGCGCTAGAGCGATGGTCGCCACGAGTGGCGGGGGGTTCTCACTCATGGTTGAGGCGCTTGGTCAAGCAGCAATGACCGAGACACCTATAGTGATAGTAGAGGTGCAGAGACCTGGACCCTCGACGGGGCTACCTACCCATACGGCGCAGGGCGATTTGAGGTTCGTCATACATGCTTCTCAAGGAGAGTTTCCGCGTGTAGTTTTAGCTCCAGGTGATCCTGGCGAAGCCTTCACATTGAGCTTTAAAGCCATGGAGATAGCGTGGAGGTATCAAGTGCCCGTTATTCTTCTCTCTGATAAATTCCTCGCTGAGAGTTACTGGAGCATCGACGAGTTCCCGTCTCTAACGCCCAGCCCAGGCTCCGTTATACGCGGAGAGTATCAGGGAGATTATGCTAGATACAGGATAACCGAGGATGGAGTGTCACCCATGGCACTACCTGGGACGAAGAATGCTCTTGTGTACGCTAACAGCAGCGAGCACGACGAGTATGGTGGAGGAACCATCGATCCCCAGATGGTGAGATCAATGAATGAGAAAAGGTTTAGGAAATATGAAAGCCTAAAAAGCATAGCTGAGAAAGAGGGAGTAAAAACGTATGGTAAAGGGGACAAGATTATAGTTACCTGGGGTTCTACGAAGATGCCTATACTTGAAGCCCTTAAGAGCCTTAAAGATATCCGGGTTGTACAGGTTCTCTGGCTTGAGCCTTTCCCTGAAGAGGCGCTACGTAAGGAGCTAGCTGGATCACAATTCGTGGTAATCGAGAACAACATGACAGGTCAACTTGTATCTGTTATACGGGAAAAATTGCTCGTCAAGCCTCATGGATTCCTTGGAAAATACGACGGCAGGCCTTTCGACCCAGAGGAAATAGAAAGTTATATTGCTTCATTGGGGTGGGTATAA
- a CDS encoding thiamine pyrophosphate-dependent enzyme → MDITTYDSGRRPVWCPGCGNYGILLALRKALAELKLAPEEVVIVTGIGCHGRISDYMKTNAFHTIHGRVLPLATGIKLANPKLTVIAHSGDGDAYAIGMGHLPHAARRNIDITLIVHNNMVFGLTTGQVTPTTPIGVKTKSTPFGNFEKPINPLLLALASGATFVARGFSAEIDHLKEIIKEGISHRGFAFIDVLQPCVTFFNTYTVLRERVYKLEESGHDPSNLEEAFRLAMQNDKRIPIGVFYKREEPTLEDTFKHAMNPPPAERLPVKVDLSKALTRFR, encoded by the coding sequence ATGGATATCACGACGTATGATTCTGGGAGGAGGCCGGTTTGGTGCCCAGGCTGCGGGAACTACGGAATATTGCTAGCTTTAAGGAAGGCGTTAGCGGAGTTAAAACTAGCCCCCGAAGAGGTCGTCATAGTCACCGGAATCGGGTGTCACGGACGAATCAGTGACTACATGAAGACAAATGCTTTCCACACGATTCATGGAAGAGTACTGCCTCTCGCTACGGGCATAAAGCTAGCAAACCCCAAGCTGACTGTGATAGCTCACTCGGGAGACGGGGACGCTTACGCCATTGGGATGGGCCATCTTCCCCATGCTGCCCGTCGGAACATTGACATAACACTTATAGTCCACAATAACATGGTGTTTGGTCTTACTACCGGACAAGTCACTCCTACTACCCCGATAGGTGTCAAAACAAAGTCTACTCCTTTTGGAAACTTTGAGAAGCCGATCAACCCTCTATTGCTAGCCCTGGCTAGTGGGGCAACTTTTGTAGCTAGAGGGTTCAGCGCTGAAATAGATCATCTAAAGGAGATAATAAAGGAGGGCATCAGTCACCGGGGCTTTGCCTTTATTGATGTACTCCAGCCGTGCGTCACCTTCTTTAACACCTATACGGTTTTGCGTGAAAGAGTGTATAAGCTTGAGGAGTCCGGACATGACCCCTCAAATCTCGAGGAGGCGTTCAGACTAGCAATGCAGAATGATAAGAGAATTCCGATAGGCGTCTTTTATAAGAGGGAAGAGCCTACACTTGAAGACACTTTCAAGCATGCTATGAACCCACCTCCAGCCGAGAGATTGCCCGTAAAGGTAGACCTTTCCAAGGCTTTAACAAGGTTTAGATGA
- a CDS encoding PD-(D/E)XK nuclease family protein translates to MSLTPQDVERIVFRSLRTAYEKDRGSWTAPPNVIYVTEVTGCLLRSWYMRTMAGPISDEKIVILLLGDDVHYLINSQFPLGEGEKSFEREYKGVTIKGRVDRIAGELIFEFKTASNIPREPREHHVDQMQLYFWLAEKNKGFLVYVSKTTGQVKAFPIIRDEQRIQTLLERAESLSNSLRLAVPPAPEKGWLCEYCEFRDRCIGFREEGPP, encoded by the coding sequence ATGTCCTTAACTCCACAAGATGTCGAAAGAATAGTGTTTCGCTCTCTTAGAACGGCCTATGAAAAAGACAGAGGCTCGTGGACCGCACCTCCTAACGTGATCTACGTTACTGAGGTTACCGGTTGCCTTCTCCGCTCCTGGTACATGAGGACAATGGCAGGGCCAATATCTGACGAGAAAATAGTAATACTTCTTTTAGGGGATGATGTCCACTATCTAATTAACAGTCAGTTTCCTCTTGGAGAAGGCGAGAAAAGTTTCGAGAGAGAATACAAAGGAGTAACTATAAAGGGACGTGTTGATAGGATAGCCGGAGAACTGATTTTTGAGTTTAAGACGGCCAGCAATATCCCGCGCGAACCGCGTGAACATCATGTTGATCAAATGCAGCTTTACTTCTGGCTAGCAGAGAAAAACAAGGGTTTCCTAGTATACGTGTCGAAGACGACAGGTCAAGTTAAAGCATTCCCGATTATACGTGATGAGCAGAGAATACAGACACTCTTAGAGAGAGCAGAGAGCCTCAGTAACTCACTTAGACTAGCTGTTCCTCCGGCCCCCGAGAAAGGATGGCTATGCGAGTATTGTGAATTTAGGGATCGCTGTATCGGCTTTAGAGAGGAAGGCCCACCTTAG
- the nucS gene encoding endonuclease NucS, with amino-acid sequence MSKNQTQGLSIQEAAVKLRESFNQRETIILVADCEVEYSGRASSKLGRGERIVLIKGDGTTIVHRPYGSTPVNYQPEGSILSVRAESNRLVISAVRPKPSEELKIYAYRVLGLYTFKLEDTAKFDMWGDEDDIKRAIMAYPLEVLGEELKPIEEEVKLGTAGFADLLMIDNNGNYVLIEVKKDTAGVDAVYQLKRYIDRLSMSTGHHVRGILVAPGFTKSALIALEKESIEYKQISLQKVSKILRNTKVGLPL; translated from the coding sequence ATGAGTAAAAATCAGACCCAGGGCCTCAGCATACAAGAGGCTGCAGTGAAGCTTAGAGAGAGCTTTAACCAGAGAGAGACTATAATCTTGGTTGCTGATTGCGAGGTAGAATACTCTGGTCGTGCATCCTCAAAACTAGGTAGAGGAGAACGCATAGTACTGATTAAAGGCGATGGAACAACGATAGTCCACAGACCTTATGGGTCTACGCCCGTGAACTACCAACCCGAAGGAAGCATACTATCTGTTAGAGCAGAGTCTAACAGACTTGTAATCTCAGCGGTTCGCCCGAAACCCAGTGAAGAGTTAAAAATATATGCTTATAGGGTTCTCGGCCTTTACACCTTCAAACTAGAGGATACGGCAAAGTTTGACATGTGGGGTGATGAAGACGATATCAAACGTGCAATTATGGCGTATCCCTTGGAGGTTTTAGGTGAAGAGCTTAAGCCAATCGAGGAAGAGGTTAAACTGGGGACAGCCGGGTTTGCAGACCTTTTAATGATTGATAATAATGGAAACTACGTCCTTATCGAGGTCAAAAAAGATACGGCGGGAGTCGACGCAGTATATCAGCTTAAAAGGTATATTGACAGGCTCAGTATGAGTACTGGTCATCATGTGAGAGGGATTCTCGTTGCCCCCGGATTCACTAAATCCGCGTTGATCGCGCTTGAGAAGGAGAGCATCGAATATAAGCAAATTAGTCTACAAAAAGTCTCCAAGATACTGCGTAATACTAAGGTGGGCCTTCCTCTCTAA
- a CDS encoding zinc metalloprotease HtpX, producing MALEDLKLSMILTLGFIFGLTTLAFVFILDLMGLASPIAALILALIFNVGQWLISPYLVELFYHVRELPYSEAPHVHMALEEVVSRSGLREKPKLMIAEVPYPNAFAYGSPLTGHKIAVTRGLLNTLNRDEIAGVLGHEVGHIVHRDVQLMTFVSVLPAFFYIIGRMFLYSGGGRDRDRGGAIALGALSIFLYFILSLANLHLSRIREYYADYHSVKTAPNPSIGAARLMSALAKIVGYTGRLKLQGAQLHVAGFKELFIADPDSAVQDMEALEGYEAAKRIAQSKVTTADKLMELFSTHPNIVERLRRLEELGKLQAL from the coding sequence ATGGCTCTTGAAGACCTCAAATTATCAATGATATTGACGCTAGGCTTCATCTTCGGCTTAACTACACTAGCATTTGTATTCATTCTGGATTTAATGGGACTGGCATCTCCTATCGCCGCCCTCATACTTGCTTTAATCTTCAACGTAGGGCAATGGCTTATTTCTCCCTACCTGGTAGAACTATTTTACCATGTTAGGGAGCTACCCTATAGTGAAGCCCCTCACGTACATATGGCTCTTGAAGAAGTAGTCTCCCGAAGTGGCTTACGTGAAAAACCAAAATTAATGATCGCTGAAGTTCCCTATCCTAACGCTTTCGCCTACGGCTCGCCGCTAACCGGACACAAGATTGCAGTAACGCGAGGACTTCTAAACACTCTTAACCGAGACGAGATAGCCGGAGTCCTCGGACACGAGGTTGGACACATAGTTCACCGGGACGTCCAACTCATGACCTTCGTCTCGGTGTTGCCAGCCTTCTTCTATATCATTGGGAGGATGTTCCTCTATTCAGGTGGTGGTAGAGACCGCGACAGAGGCGGGGCTATTGCCCTAGGCGCTCTAAGCATCTTCTTGTACTTTATTCTGAGTCTAGCAAATCTACACCTAAGCAGAATACGTGAATACTATGCAGATTACCACAGCGTCAAAACCGCCCCCAACCCCAGCATAGGTGCAGCACGGCTCATGTCCGCTTTAGCAAAAATAGTTGGTTACACTGGCAGGCTTAAACTCCAAGGAGCACAGCTACACGTTGCAGGATTCAAGGAGCTATTCATAGCCGACCCTGACAGTGCCGTCCAAGACATGGAAGCACTAGAAGGATACGAGGCTGCCAAGAGGATAGCCCAGAGCAAGGTTACCACGGCTGACAAGCTAATGGAGCTTTTCTCAACACACCCCAACATTGTAGAGAGGCTCAGACGCCTCGAGGAGCTCGGAAAACTTCAGGCACTTTAA
- the twy1 gene encoding 4-demethylwyosine synthase TYW1 produces MMALSFQERINVEKYLRAGYRLVGNHSAVSICRWTRSALRGERLCYKNWYGIQSHRCVQMTPVLNFCDFTCKFCWRMHQPGRFKLPLNWRWDSPDEIINGSIIAQRLLLIGFKGNPKVDKERFLEAMFPRHFTMSLDGEPTLYPLLPEMIRKLKERNLTAFLVTNGSIPVRLEQLIKKDAQPSNLYVSVYGPNEEVFNAAAEPKIPRAWDMVMRSLELLEKFNESRTVIRLTLVKGLNMVDPDGYSRVIRHGNPMFVELKGYTWVGESQKRLPITAMPTMEEMLKFAEQVSQRTGYNVKLTDEKSRVVLLVRDEGAWEKNLKMREEWLKKVQQLDESWKKHVVDFTMEEHGYKMLYY; encoded by the coding sequence ATGATGGCTCTATCTTTTCAGGAGCGAATAAATGTTGAGAAATATCTACGAGCAGGCTACAGGCTCGTCGGCAACCATAGCGCAGTTTCCATTTGCCGATGGACACGATCAGCGTTAAGAGGCGAAAGGTTATGCTATAAAAACTGGTATGGTATACAGAGCCACCGATGTGTTCAGATGACCCCCGTGCTGAACTTCTGCGATTTCACTTGCAAGTTCTGCTGGCGTATGCACCAGCCGGGGAGGTTCAAGCTCCCCCTCAATTGGCGGTGGGATTCCCCTGACGAAATAATCAATGGCTCCATAATAGCTCAAAGGCTACTCCTCATAGGCTTCAAAGGAAATCCCAAAGTGGATAAGGAGAGATTTCTCGAAGCAATGTTTCCCCGTCACTTCACGATGAGCCTAGATGGAGAGCCAACTCTTTACCCCTTACTGCCGGAAATGATAAGGAAGCTTAAAGAGAGAAACCTCACCGCTTTCCTGGTAACTAACGGCTCGATACCAGTGAGACTTGAGCAGCTAATCAAAAAAGATGCCCAGCCATCCAATCTCTACGTAAGCGTGTACGGACCAAACGAGGAAGTTTTCAATGCTGCCGCAGAGCCCAAGATACCTAGAGCATGGGACATGGTTATGCGTAGCCTCGAATTACTAGAAAAATTCAATGAGAGCCGCACAGTAATACGCTTAACCCTAGTCAAGGGGCTCAACATGGTTGACCCCGATGGATACTCACGAGTGATAAGGCACGGGAACCCCATGTTCGTGGAGCTGAAAGGTTATACCTGGGTTGGGGAGAGCCAGAAAAGGCTACCTATAACTGCGATGCCCACCATGGAGGAGATGCTGAAATTCGCGGAGCAAGTTTCCCAGCGCACAGGATACAACGTTAAACTGACGGATGAAAAAAGTCGGGTCGTTCTTCTCGTAAGAGACGAGGGGGCTTGGGAAAAGAACTTGAAAATGCGAGAAGAATGGCTAAAAAAGGTTCAGCAATTAGACGAATCCTGGAAGAAACATGTGGTGGATTTCACGATGGAGGAGCACGGTTATAAAATGCTCTATTACTGA
- a CDS encoding MFS transporter has product MLKKENKALLLILATEVLVGSATGVQRAIASVATSGSLQGLPVLLPLVSFGVFKATFDLTAGYISHKKGRRTSLVIGTTAYLIGATLIFLAKPPLNFVIGNIFVGIGEGIVFATSAIAIGDILGVERSSLTFGYIESACYIGYAFGAYIGGWAWSTLGGTTALMIIVVSSALALGTAISSRETSTYLESDKKKFSAKPRPQAALKLIISNPSLVSPLIAAHVAKMADSIVWGVMPLFMLSRGLDVYYAGYAQSVLLIVWSATMPFWSSYSDRVGRRLISMLGLMFTAFMLIALPSTRSFPEILLIALGLGIGYAMFYPVLPAPISDMSPPSIRDISVGFYRFARDSGYATGAILASFLLQGAGGGYPSVFTNVGVLVAITAAFYSVFFRETRPTWPFFDLVVEHVETIKKILSLQKDIVKDIFEGRLGEAQRKTEEIKELERKADRIKREVAWRIWSGFLPISSRMDFEKLVEEIDKVAGAVIECNERLLWVKFVPELSELEPSIVEMVSETEGLAGKLIENIQMLRLSPAYAVNISREIDSGERKVDRLRSETLSKIRQLVDQGKIDVMSALNLMDAVNLIELSSDDFQDAADIIRIIAYKHAALPPEKVETL; this is encoded by the coding sequence ATGTTGAAAAAAGAGAACAAGGCTTTACTACTCATTCTAGCAACAGAGGTGTTAGTTGGTAGTGCCACAGGTGTTCAGAGAGCAATAGCATCAGTAGCGACTAGTGGTAGTCTTCAAGGCTTACCCGTCCTACTTCCGTTAGTTTCATTCGGTGTTTTCAAGGCCACATTCGATTTAACAGCAGGATATATCTCACACAAGAAGGGCAGAAGGACTTCACTTGTTATAGGTACAACGGCGTATCTTATCGGAGCCACTTTAATCTTCCTCGCTAAACCCCCACTAAATTTCGTGATAGGTAATATTTTCGTTGGTATAGGTGAGGGTATAGTTTTCGCGACGTCCGCCATAGCTATAGGGGACATTCTTGGAGTTGAAAGATCATCGCTTACCTTCGGCTACATAGAGAGCGCGTGTTACATTGGTTATGCGTTTGGAGCATATATAGGAGGATGGGCTTGGAGCACCTTAGGAGGTACTACAGCCCTTATGATCATAGTGGTCTCATCCGCCCTAGCACTAGGCACTGCAATCAGTAGCCGTGAAACGAGCACTTATCTCGAGTCTGACAAGAAAAAATTCAGTGCAAAACCTAGACCCCAAGCTGCCCTAAAACTTATAATATCGAATCCCAGTCTAGTCTCTCCTCTCATAGCTGCACACGTTGCAAAGATGGCTGATAGTATCGTATGGGGCGTAATGCCGCTCTTCATGCTTAGCAGGGGGCTCGACGTCTACTATGCTGGCTATGCACAATCCGTACTTTTGATAGTATGGTCTGCCACAATGCCCTTCTGGTCCTCGTATTCCGACAGGGTTGGAAGACGGCTTATATCCATGCTGGGGCTAATGTTTACAGCCTTCATGCTCATAGCCCTTCCCAGCACACGTTCTTTTCCAGAGATTCTACTAATAGCTCTGGGTCTCGGAATAGGTTACGCGATGTTTTACCCTGTTCTCCCTGCCCCCATCTCTGACATGAGCCCTCCCTCGATCCGGGACATATCTGTAGGATTCTACCGTTTTGCGAGGGATTCAGGCTACGCGACTGGGGCTATTCTGGCTAGTTTCCTTTTGCAAGGAGCCGGGGGAGGATACCCCTCTGTCTTCACCAACGTCGGCGTTCTGGTCGCTATAACAGCAGCGTTTTACTCGGTATTCTTCAGGGAGACCAGGCCAACATGGCCTTTCTTCGACCTTGTGGTGGAGCATGTGGAAACTATCAAGAAAATTCTCTCTTTACAGAAGGACATTGTTAAAGACATTTTCGAGGGCAGGTTGGGTGAGGCTCAAAGGAAAACGGAGGAGATTAAAGAGCTTGAGAGAAAGGCTGACAGGATTAAAAGAGAGGTGGCTTGGAGGATATGGTCGGGTTTCCTTCCGATATCTAGCCGTATGGATTTTGAGAAACTCGTAGAGGAAATAGATAAGGTTGCCGGTGCGGTAATAGAGTGCAACGAGAGACTCCTCTGGGTCAAGTTTGTTCCAGAGCTCAGCGAATTAGAGCCCTCCATTGTTGAAATGGTTAGCGAAACAGAGGGGCTCGCAGGTAAACTTATCGAGAACATCCAGATGTTGAGACTGTCCCCTGCCTACGCTGTAAACATATCACGAGAGATAGACAGCGGTGAAAGAAAAGTGGATAGACTCAGGTCCGAGACCCTATCTAAGATAAGGCAACTAGTAGATCAGGGCAAGATCGACGTCATGTCAGCCTTAAACCTTATGGACGCCGTTAACTTGATTGAGCTCTCATCGGATGACTTCCAGGATGCAGCAGATATCATAAGAATAATAGCCTACAAGCACGCGGCGTTGCCGCCTGAGAAGGTAGAGACACTCTAA
- a CDS encoding radical SAM protein, which translates to MNTQVLWVGGWKENSLVDVLESVSFTLWLSFCNFKCPWCANSVLARGVEKKPVSVDEIVAAASRAASFVDYFHVTGGEPTLQFRALGELFARVKAMTGLKLSLDTNASIPGAIEYILSRVALDHIAIDIKAPLEDPVKYARVAGLQPGVAVKMTERVRMGIQVSQRVEDFLELRTLLVPDLLGVEDVEKIAREILEMRLDKAPRLVYVVQQFIPYTGVPEEYRRKPKTPKEQVLEAAKRAKEILQGYAEIYYRTIEDGSRKL; encoded by the coding sequence TTGAACACCCAAGTTTTATGGGTGGGAGGGTGGAAAGAGAATAGTCTAGTTGATGTATTAGAGAGTGTTAGCTTCACCTTATGGCTTAGCTTCTGCAACTTCAAGTGTCCCTGGTGTGCCAACTCTGTGCTCGCCAGGGGGGTTGAGAAGAAGCCTGTAAGCGTGGACGAGATAGTCGCCGCTGCTAGCAGGGCTGCGAGCTTCGTGGATTATTTCCACGTGACTGGTGGTGAGCCCACGCTACAGTTTAGAGCACTTGGAGAGCTTTTCGCCAGGGTTAAGGCTATGACCGGGTTGAAGCTTAGCCTGGACACGAACGCGAGTATACCCGGGGCGATAGAGTATATTCTTAGCCGTGTAGCCCTCGACCACATAGCTATAGATATCAAGGCCCCGCTCGAGGATCCTGTAAAATACGCACGAGTTGCAGGGCTACAGCCAGGCGTTGCGGTAAAGATGACGGAGAGGGTTAGAATGGGGATACAGGTTTCACAGCGTGTAGAGGACTTCCTAGAGCTTAGAACACTCCTAGTCCCCGACCTTCTAGGTGTAGAGGATGTAGAGAAGATAGCACGAGAGATCCTCGAGATGCGCCTCGACAAAGCTCCTCGCCTTGTATACGTTGTCCAGCAGTTCATCCCCTATACAGGAGTCCCAGAAGAGTACCGCCGCAAGCCGAAAACGCCAAAGGAGCAAGTCTTAGAAGCCGCTAAAAGGGCAAAAGAAATTCTACAAGGATACGCTGAAATATACTATCGTACCATTGAAGACGGGAGCAGAAAACTATAG